In a single window of the Notamacropus eugenii isolate mMacEug1 chromosome 4, mMacEug1.pri_v2, whole genome shotgun sequence genome:
- the LOC140500821 gene encoding N-acetyllactosaminide beta-1,6-N-acetylglucosaminyl-transferase-like, whose amino-acid sequence MKSKKFHFLVVLMFTVTVYFFYINNVFIQTNQRMLKVSNSSALAEVCDSVIRGQMISIQETVLNPTVENLSCQDYLLQNHFITVPLSEEEAQFPLAYVMVIHKDFETFERLFRAVYMPQNVYCVHVDEKTTAEFKDAVRRLVGCFPNVFLASKMESVVYAGISRLQADLNCMKDLIASEIQWKYVINTCGQDFPLKTNKEIIQHLKGFKGTNITPGVLPPPHVIRRTKYVYKEQKYILFSFMLWTFIKKTLPPHDLTIYFGSAYVALTREFANFVLQDPWAIDLLEWSKDTYSPDEHFWVTLNRIPGQRFGL is encoded by the coding sequence atgaaatcaaagaaatttcatttcttaGTGGTGCTTATGTTCACAGTGACAGTGTACTTCTTCTATATCAACAATGTGTTCATACAAACAAATCAGAGGATGTTAAAAGTCTCAAACTCTTCAGCTCTTGCTGAAGTTTGTGATTCAGTTATCAGAGGACAGATGATTTCTATTCAAGAAACTGTTCTGAACCCGACAGTTGAAAATCTTTCTTGCCAAGACTATTTGCTCCAAAATCACTTCATAACAGTTCCTCTGTCAGAAGAAGAAGCCCAGTTTCCTTTGGCCTATGTGATGGTCATACATAAGGATTTTGAAACCTTTGAGAGGCTCTTCAGGGCAGTTTACATGCCCCAAAATGTTTACTGTGTTCACGTGGATGAGAAGACAACAGCTGAGTTTAAAGATGCTGTGAGAAGATTGGTGGGCTGCTTCCCCAATGTTTTTCTTGCCTCTAAGATGGAGTCAGTTGTCTATGCTGGAATATCTAGGCTCCAGGCTGACCTGAACTGCATGAAAGACCTCATAGCCTCCGAGATTCAATGGAAATACGTTATTAACACTTGTGGGCAAGATTTCCCTCTGAAAACCAATAAGGAAATAATCCAGCATTTGAAAGGATTTAAAGGGACAAATATCACCCCAGGGGTGCTGCCTCCCCCTCATGTTATTCGAAGGACGAAATATGTCTACAAGgagcagaaatatattttattttccttcatgctGTGGACTTTCATAAAGAAAACTCTTCCTCCCCACGATCTGACCATTTACTTTGGCTCGGCTTATGTTGCGCTCACGAGGGAATTTGCCAATTTTGTTCTCCAAGACCCATGGGCCATTGATTTACTGGAGTGGTCTAAAGATACCTATAGTCCTGATGAGCATTTCTGGGTGACTCTTAATAGGATTCCAG